The following coding sequences lie in one Plasmodium sp. gorilla clade G2 genome assembly, chromosome: 11 genomic window:
- a CDS encoding carbonic anhydrase translates to MKLLCLLYTILLFYNVNLFINYKKSRLLLEIIDKYNTHFIQTTNPYHKINMTNLANSKKKKRKKKWKNHLNGSGGNMLKNYEKNIKDFHINDYEIYKKTIHNKENKDDFKINKNKLNDNQELFHTDSMLSYMQNKNNLYNYSFSENEGNSEKEEKLDNFNNMKNINTVQNNINKTFLYNKFKNVDYYEHGYNWNIGQCKTGKYQSPVDLPMKNLKERELKNISDVYLNLFDDDNYAWNNYNKPWMKGDFFYYYEYFIKKIVINRQNNIFQIKAARDGIIPFGVLFTTDQPAMFYADQIHFHAPSEHTFQGSGNRREIEMQIFHSTNYVYDALDEETKYKKKYGLHIYNNLKKNSKEASKKDSSMYHSYLMSFIMNSLSNEQLQNKYNKNKRMKTMKNHYEVISITFTSAEINASTINAFEKLPSEKFLRTIINVSNAVNVGSDPTLVELKDALNLDALMMMLNIEDMQFLSYEGSSTLPLCDENVSWKVAKQPLPVSTETILNFYNLLKKHTPNYSGSDNDNYRSLQNVEDNTRHYRKFSLVQIFPIQVLISSAISNVEDNEVINIIKDISPKNVSFSYYSKWDVYFILFIFYNIVLFLF, encoded by the exons ATGAAGCTCTTATGTTTACTATATACCATTTTACTCTTTTACAACGTAaacttatttattaattataagaaGAGCAGACTATTACTGGAAATTATAGACAAATATAATACCCATTTTATACAGACAACTAATCCTTACCACAAAATTAATATGACTAATCTAGCtaattccaaaaaaaaaaaaagaaaaaaaaaatggaaaaatcaCCTGAACGGTTCAGGTGGAAATATgctaaaaaattatgaaaaaaatataaaggattttcatataaatgattatgaaatatataagaaaacaATTCATAATAAAGAGAACAAGGatgattttaaaataaataaaaataagttaAATGATAATCAAGAATTATTTCATACAGATAGTATGTTATCTTATatgcaaaataaaaataatttatataattattctttttctGAAAATGAAGGAAATTCTGAAAAAGAAGAGAAGCttgataattttaataatatgaaaaatataaatactgtacaaaataatattaacaaaacctttttatataacaaattcAAAAATGTAGATTATTATGAGCATGGTTATAATTGGAATATAGGTCAATGTAAAACAGGGAAATATCAATCACCTGTTGATTTACCTATGAAAAATTTAAAGGAGagagaattaaaaaatataagtgatgtatatttaaatttatttgacGATGACAATTATGCATGGAACAATTATAACAAACCATGGATGAAAGgagattttttttattattatgaatattttataaaaaaaattgttattaatagacaaaataatatatttcaaataaaaGCTGCACGAGATGGAATAATACCATTTGGTGTATTATTTACTACTGATCAACCTGCTATGTTTTATGCAGATCAAATCCATTTTCATGCTCCTAGCGAACATACATTTCAAGGTTCAGGTAATAGAAGAGAAATTGAAATGCAAATATTTCATAGCACTAATTATGTTTATGATGCACTAGATGAGGAAaccaaatataaaaaaaaatacggcttacatatatataataatttaaaaaaaaattcgaaAGAGGCTTCAAAAAAAGATTCAAGTATGTATCATTCTTATCTTATGTCCTTTATAATGAATAGCTTATCAAATGAACAATTacaaaacaaatataataaaaataaaagaatgaaAACGATGAAAAATCACTATGAAGTAATATCTATTACATTTACTAGTGCAGAAATTAATGCTTCAACTATTAATGCGTTCGAGAAATTACCATCCGAAAAATTTCTAAGAACTATAATAAATGTATCAAATGCAGTTAACGTCGGCTCAG ATCCAACCTTGGTCGAATTAAAGGACGCTTTAAATTTGGATGCCTTGATGATGATGTTAAATATTGAAGACATGCAATTTTTGTCATATGAAGGATCTTCTACATTACCCCTATGTGATGAGAATGTATCATGGAAAGTAGCCAAACAACCTTTGCCTGTATCAACGGAAAccattttaaatttttataatctcCTAAAAAAACACACACCTAATTATTCAGGTagtgataatgataattacaGGAGTTTACAAAATGTTGAAGATAATACAAGACATTATAGAAAGTTTTCTTTAGTTCAAATTTTTCCTATACAAGTCTTAATTTCATCAGCTATATCAAATGTAGAGGATAATGaagttattaatattattaaagatATATCTCCTAAAAATGTGTCTTTCTCATATTATTCTAAATGggatgtatattttattttatttatcttttataacATCGTGTTGTTCTTATtttga
- a CDS encoding vacuolar ATP synthase subunit f, putative has protein sequence MASRRHRLFNETDLKIYIIGDEDSVVGFLLAGIGFRDGLGKKNFFIVNSKTNKSEIEEVFKEYTSKHDCGVVLINQQIADEIRYLVDLHDKILPTVLEIPSKDKPFDPNKDSIIQRVKLFFGGDISHL, from the exons atggcATCACGAAGACATAGACTATTTAATGAAACggatttaaaaatatatattattggaGATGAA GACTCAGTAGTAGGTTTTTTATTAGCTGGAATTGGTTTTCGTGATGGtctaggaaaaaaaaattttttcataGTCAATTCAA AAACTAATAAAAGTGAAATTGAAGAAGTTTTCAAAGAGTATACTTCAAAACATGACTGTGGAGTTGTACTTATTAATCAAcaa atTGCCGATGAAATTAGATATCTAGTTGATTTACATGATAAAATTTTACCAACTGTCCTAGAAATACCATCAAAAGATAAACCCTTTGATCCAAATAAAGATTCGATAATTCAACGAGTGAAACTCTTTTTTGGAGGAGATATTTCACATCTATaa